In Pseudothermotoga hypogea DSM 11164 = NBRC 106472, the following are encoded in one genomic region:
- a CDS encoding cupin domain-containing protein — MRTFVNAHEVVPKKVKEGIEMKVLVWSGKLMMTQVSFKKGCVGDLHSHPHEQISYVVEGEFMYSVGEEKYHMKAGSAIYVPSNVKHQVEALTDGVLLDVFTPIREDYVPHSL, encoded by the coding sequence ATGAGAACGTTCGTGAACGCACACGAAGTGGTTCCGAAGAAGGTCAAGGAAGGCATAGAAATGAAAGTTCTGGTGTGGTCTGGAAAGTTGATGATGACGCAGGTGAGTTTCAAAAAAGGTTGTGTGGGAGATCTTCACAGCCATCCTCACGAACAGATCAGCTACGTGGTAGAGGGTGAATTCATGTACAGCGTTGGGGAAGAGAAGTACCACATGAAGGCAGGTTCAGCGATCTACGTGCCAAGCAACGTGAAACACCAAGTCGAGGCGCTCACGGATGGTGTTCTGCTGGATGTTTTCACTCCGATAAGGGAAGATTATGTACCACACTCTTTGTGA
- a CDS encoding TRAP transporter substrate-binding protein codes for MKRFLVILLASLMVMSFAAPIVIKSSDVHPHGYPTVEAVKMMGRIIEVMTNGKYKIEVYTSGQLGDEKETIEQTIMNAIQMTRVSVAPLQMFYDPIGVFTMPYLFRDEDHFWKVLEGPIGEELLKGVEKIGLVGLCYYDAGARSFYTRRPVQKPEDLKGMKIRVQMNEVMVALMQALGATGVPMAFAEVYTALQTGVVDGAENNPPSYYTTRHFEVAPYYCLDAHTRIPEILLISKAFWDKLTPEEKLIFKTAAIASAQYEKYLWKQMELKALEEVQKGGAKIFQPDITAFQKAAQSVYDKFPQYKDLIKRIQEVK; via the coding sequence ATGAAGAGGTTTCTGGTGATCTTGTTGGCCTCTTTAATGGTTATGAGCTTTGCTGCGCCAATCGTGATCAAATCCTCGGATGTGCACCCGCATGGTTATCCAACTGTGGAAGCCGTCAAGATGATGGGTAGGATCATCGAAGTCATGACGAACGGAAAGTACAAGATCGAAGTGTACACGAGCGGACAGCTGGGAGACGAAAAAGAAACGATTGAGCAGACGATCATGAACGCGATCCAGATGACACGCGTCTCCGTTGCACCGTTGCAGATGTTCTACGATCCCATCGGAGTCTTCACGATGCCGTATCTGTTCAGGGACGAAGATCATTTCTGGAAAGTGCTCGAAGGGCCCATCGGTGAAGAACTGCTCAAAGGCGTTGAAAAGATCGGTTTGGTCGGGCTTTGCTATTACGATGCGGGTGCGAGGAGCTTCTACACCAGAAGACCTGTTCAGAAACCAGAGGATCTGAAGGGTATGAAGATCAGGGTCCAGATGAACGAGGTCATGGTGGCGCTGATGCAAGCGCTCGGTGCGACGGGTGTTCCCATGGCCTTCGCTGAGGTTTACACCGCTCTTCAGACTGGTGTCGTGGACGGTGCCGAGAACAACCCACCGTCTTATTACACGACCAGACACTTCGAGGTCGCACCGTACTACTGTCTCGACGCACACACGCGAATTCCTGAGATCCTGCTCATCTCCAAAGCGTTCTGGGACAAGCTGACTCCCGAAGAAAAGCTCATCTTCAAGACGGCAGCCATAGCCTCTGCGCAGTACGAGAAATACCTGTGGAAGCAGATGGAGCTCAAGGCTTTGGAGGAAGTTCAGAAAGGTGGAGCGAAGATATTCCAGCCGGACATCACCGCCTTCCAGAAAGCAGCTCAATCGGTTTACGACAAGTTCCCACAGTACAAAGATTTGATCAAGAGAATCCAGGAAGTCAAATGA
- a CDS encoding carbohydrate ABC transporter permease: MKRSKFWILMLVPTFALVFFVNLYPLVRGGVISFQRLTVFNLNNPRFVGWNNYRTILNDPAFPRLLWNTFVWIACSVAFQFLFGLILALLLAKPFFGRGLYMGLVFYPWALSGFAIGLLWSWLLNGQFGIVNDVLIRLGLLKTPIGFLSDERFAMFSVILVNVWYGIPFFAIMLLAAIQSIPSELYEAAQIDGAGFFRKLFSVTLPYIRPTIYSTVLLRIIWVMNFPDIIYGMTRGGPAGATNILSVQMINIVYYRNNFGLASALGMIITAILTIFAVIYLTLLERGEFEL; this comes from the coding sequence GTGAAGAGATCCAAATTCTGGATACTGATGCTCGTTCCAACTTTTGCGCTCGTCTTCTTCGTGAACCTTTACCCCCTCGTCCGCGGGGGGGTAATTTCATTTCAAAGGCTCACCGTTTTCAACCTGAACAACCCGCGCTTCGTTGGCTGGAACAACTACAGGACGATTTTGAACGATCCTGCTTTTCCACGCCTGCTCTGGAACACGTTCGTCTGGATCGCCTGTTCGGTGGCGTTCCAGTTCCTCTTCGGACTCATCTTGGCGTTGCTCTTGGCAAAACCCTTCTTCGGTAGAGGATTGTACATGGGATTGGTCTTCTACCCGTGGGCGCTCTCTGGCTTTGCCATAGGTCTGCTCTGGTCTTGGCTCTTGAACGGTCAATTCGGCATCGTGAACGATGTTCTCATAAGGCTTGGCCTGTTAAAAACACCCATAGGGTTTCTCTCGGACGAGAGGTTCGCGATGTTCTCGGTCATCTTGGTGAACGTTTGGTACGGTATTCCGTTCTTCGCCATCATGTTGCTCGCGGCGATCCAGTCGATTCCCAGCGAGCTGTACGAGGCTGCGCAGATCGATGGTGCAGGTTTCTTTAGAAAACTGTTCTCTGTAACGTTGCCTTACATTCGTCCGACCATCTACAGCACCGTCCTTCTGAGAATCATCTGGGTGATGAACTTTCCAGACATCATCTACGGAATGACGCGTGGGGGCCCCGCTGGGGCAACGAACATTTTGTCCGTTCAGATGATAAACATCGTCTATTACAGGAACAACTTCGGGCTGGCCTCCGCACTTGGCATGATCATAACCGCTATCTTAACGATCTTCGCCGTGATCTATCTCACGTTGCTCGAACGGGGTGAGTTCGAACTGTGA
- a CDS encoding TRAP transporter small permease, with the protein MRKVLEKILRWVENAVVGFSIAGVAFMVVIVFYQVIARYFFNKPPKWTEEIALVTMIWIAMLGAGIGLKNDIHVRVEVFMSVFPKKIQRFVEIAIMVLIGYFGVQMTRYTVMMVQRLPNRLAATGISVAWMYVPIAVCGVLVVMCAFLKILEQIASLKEGRKR; encoded by the coding sequence TTGAGGAAGGTTCTTGAGAAGATCCTCAGGTGGGTCGAGAACGCCGTGGTTGGTTTCTCCATCGCTGGCGTTGCGTTCATGGTCGTGATCGTGTTCTATCAAGTGATAGCGAGGTATTTCTTCAACAAGCCGCCGAAATGGACCGAAGAGATCGCCCTCGTGACCATGATATGGATCGCCATGCTCGGTGCCGGTATCGGTTTGAAGAACGACATACACGTGCGTGTTGAAGTGTTCATGTCGGTCTTTCCAAAGAAAATTCAAAGATTCGTTGAGATCGCGATCATGGTGTTAATCGGTTACTTTGGAGTTCAGATGACTCGCTACACCGTGATGATGGTTCAAAGGCTACCCAATCGACTCGCCGCGACGGGTATATCGGTCGCATGGATGTACGTACCAATCGCCGTTTGTGGTGTTCTGGTAGTCATGTGTGCTTTTCTCAAGATCCTTGAACAGATCGCATCCTTGAAAGAAGGGAGAAAACGATGA
- a CDS encoding GTP 3',8-cyclase MoaA, protein MRDSHGRNINYLRLSITNRCNFDCFFCSSNSSLVHEITLQELRILSELFSQLGIEYVRLTGGEPTLREDLPEIIELFSKRFRVLITTNGSRLKDFAKLFKRYNVHVNLSLHSLNDETFHKITQAKLKDVLDGLKNAMKEGLNVKLNCVVSEYNVDEIPELVRFAGELKVPIRFIELMPVGKNNKAVPFKEILDRLKDFDLKPVDVKLGFGPASYYVTKDGNYVGIIAALSKNFCDSCNKIRLSSDAKLYPCLGSNFHIDLRAIMNRSSEEILKVMKQTIETKPLKHRMDETPVSNNMRELGG, encoded by the coding sequence ATGCGCGACTCTCATGGAAGGAACATAAACTATCTCAGACTTTCGATCACGAACAGGTGCAATTTCGACTGTTTCTTCTGTTCCTCGAACAGCTCTCTTGTGCATGAAATCACTTTGCAGGAGCTTCGAATTCTTTCCGAGCTTTTCTCACAGCTGGGAATAGAGTACGTGAGACTCACAGGTGGTGAACCCACACTCAGAGAGGACCTCCCCGAAATAATAGAACTGTTCTCGAAACGCTTTCGTGTCTTGATCACGACCAACGGTTCACGTTTGAAAGATTTCGCAAAGCTCTTCAAAAGGTACAACGTGCACGTGAATTTGTCACTCCACAGTCTCAACGACGAGACTTTCCACAAGATCACACAGGCGAAGCTGAAAGACGTTCTGGACGGTTTGAAAAACGCTATGAAAGAAGGACTCAACGTCAAGCTCAACTGCGTCGTGAGCGAGTACAACGTTGATGAAATCCCAGAATTGGTTCGTTTCGCTGGTGAGCTTAAAGTGCCCATCAGGTTCATCGAGCTCATGCCCGTGGGTAAAAACAACAAGGCCGTACCATTCAAGGAAATCTTGGATCGTCTGAAAGATTTTGATCTCAAACCCGTTGATGTCAAACTCGGTTTCGGCCCGGCGAGCTACTACGTCACAAAGGATGGCAACTACGTCGGAATCATCGCCGCCCTGAGCAAGAACTTCTGTGACAGTTGCAACAAGATCAGACTCAGCAGCGATGCGAAACTTTATCCTTGCCTCGGTTCGAACTTCCACATCGATCTGAGGGCGATCATGAACCGTTCGAGCGAAGAAATTCTGAAGGTCATGAAACAAACCATAGAGACCAAACCTTTGAAGCACAGAATGGATGAGACGCCTGTTTCAAACAACATGAGAGAGCTTGGAGGCTGA
- a CDS encoding MFS transporter: MRIDEAVEKYVSKGFQRKLLILTSIAWMFDAAGVMLLSFVLPFVIKDWNLSPTQGATIASSTFMGMLLGALSVGFVADLVGRKTSNLFFFMITVTFTFLSGFSKSASALMILRFLSGFGYGGLMPSFNAYLSEFTSISLRGRYLVLLEASWAVGSILIGLFAVLVLPDWRWIFWIFGTGYIFTPVLLLIPETPRYALLRGGKKALEKVLGVKIEENIEAPKKVKVPLFSILGKEHLKDTIVIWISWFAVSFIYYALFTWAPRIFSSQGVDVITSTWFTFYMMVAQLPGYLSAAYFIDKWGRKPSLAVYFIGTGLAALLWANVQSGTSLLVSAMILSFFCLGVWGLVYAYTPELYPTPIRGTGNGTAGVWARIAGVIAPYYTSFMMEKGKSITETLAWISAIAILTGIIILTFGRETKGKYID; this comes from the coding sequence ATGAGAATAGACGAAGCTGTTGAAAAGTACGTAAGCAAGGGCTTTCAGAGAAAGCTCCTGATTCTTACTTCAATAGCCTGGATGTTCGATGCAGCCGGTGTTATGCTTCTCTCATTTGTGCTACCTTTTGTGATCAAAGACTGGAACCTTAGTCCCACTCAGGGAGCCACAATAGCGAGTTCCACTTTCATGGGAATGTTACTTGGTGCTCTTTCTGTCGGGTTCGTAGCAGATCTGGTTGGAAGAAAAACTTCAAATTTATTCTTTTTTATGATTACGGTCACTTTTACCTTTCTTTCGGGTTTCTCTAAATCTGCTTCCGCGCTCATGATCCTTCGGTTTCTGTCTGGGTTCGGATATGGGGGACTAATGCCTTCTTTCAACGCATATCTCTCTGAATTCACCAGTATTTCTCTGAGGGGAAGATACCTTGTTCTTTTAGAAGCTAGCTGGGCGGTTGGCAGCATCCTTATAGGATTATTCGCCGTCCTCGTTCTCCCTGACTGGAGATGGATCTTTTGGATCTTCGGTACTGGTTACATCTTTACCCCTGTCCTTCTGTTGATCCCTGAGACCCCAAGATATGCTCTTTTGAGAGGTGGGAAAAAAGCGCTGGAAAAAGTTCTAGGGGTTAAGATAGAGGAAAATATAGAAGCCCCAAAGAAAGTGAAAGTACCATTGTTTTCCATTTTAGGAAAAGAGCACCTAAAGGACACTATTGTTATATGGATCTCTTGGTTTGCCGTAAGCTTTATCTACTACGCACTCTTCACGTGGGCACCCCGGATATTTTCTTCTCAGGGTGTAGACGTTATAACTTCTACTTGGTTTACCTTCTATATGATGGTAGCACAACTGCCTGGATACCTTTCAGCAGCCTATTTTATTGATAAATGGGGCAGAAAGCCTTCTCTTGCTGTCTATTTTATAGGAACGGGTCTTGCAGCTTTGCTCTGGGCCAACGTGCAAAGTGGAACATCTCTCCTTGTCTCTGCGATGATCCTTTCGTTCTTTTGTCTTGGTGTATGGGGACTGGTCTATGCCTACACGCCTGAGCTTTATCCTACTCCCATCAGAGGTACTGGAAATGGAACAGCGGGTGTGTGGGCAAGAATAGCGGGAGTAATAGCACCATATTACACTAGTTTCATGATGGAAAAGGGGAAAAGTATCACAGAAACTCTTGCCTGGATTTCTGCGATAGCAATACTGACAGGAATCATCATCTTGACCTTTGGGAGGGAGACAAAGGGCAAGTACATTGATTAA
- the kduD gene encoding 2-dehydro-3-deoxy-D-gluconate 5-dehydrogenase KduD gives MVLGVLESFSLNGKVAIVTGASRGLGQAMAIGLAEAGADIVGVSRSTEQQEETKKAVESLGRKYVGIELDLRELDKVGAIVDVAVKEFGTVDILINNAGVIRRAPVIEYSEKDWDEVMDVNLKSVFLLSQKFARYLIENQKKGKIINIASMLSFQGGIYTAAYTVSKHGILGLTRLLANELARYNINVNAIAPGYMVTDNTEALRKDEKRYNEILSRIPMGRWGLPEDLKGAVVFLASEASNYVTGSVIVVDGGWLSR, from the coding sequence ATGGTGTTGGGTGTTCTGGAGAGTTTCTCTTTGAATGGAAAAGTCGCAATCGTCACGGGCGCATCGAGAGGGCTTGGTCAAGCGATGGCGATAGGCTTGGCCGAAGCAGGTGCGGACATCGTCGGCGTGAGCAGGTCGACTGAGCAACAAGAAGAGACAAAGAAGGCTGTCGAATCTCTGGGTAGAAAATATGTTGGAATCGAACTCGATCTGAGAGAGCTGGACAAAGTTGGAGCGATCGTCGATGTAGCCGTGAAGGAGTTCGGCACGGTGGACATACTTATCAACAACGCGGGCGTAATAAGGCGGGCCCCCGTGATCGAGTACAGCGAGAAGGACTGGGACGAAGTTATGGATGTGAACCTGAAATCGGTTTTTCTTCTCTCTCAGAAGTTCGCGAGGTATTTGATCGAAAATCAAAAGAAAGGTAAGATCATCAACATCGCTTCCATGCTTTCTTTTCAGGGTGGTATTTACACCGCGGCGTACACCGTTTCGAAACACGGTATACTTGGTTTGACAAGACTGCTCGCGAACGAGCTTGCGAGGTACAATATCAACGTGAACGCGATCGCTCCCGGTTACATGGTCACCGACAACACCGAGGCGCTCAGAAAGGACGAGAAAAGATACAACGAAATACTCTCGAGGATACCCATGGGCAGGTGGGGTTTGCCGGAAGACCTCAAAGGTGCTGTGGTCTTCCTGGCGAGCGAAGCTTCCAACTATGTGACTGGTTCCGTAATCGTTGTGGACGGAGGTTGGTTGAGCAGATGA
- a CDS encoding TRAP transporter large permease — MKKFFSYIFGAFIIFLLGVLLAFMFKLPIVQGFSREEGGRIVLFTSFVLLMMLRVPIAFCLSIPAFLTSIYLNLPTMVIFQRMGAGINAFSLIAIPFFILAGQVMAEGGIAQKIVEFSNILVGRVRGGLAMVNILASMFFGGVSGSSVADTSSIGAFLIPMMVDQGYDRDFSIAVTITSSTLGIIIPPSHNMIIYSLVAGGVSVGALFMAGYIPGIMVGVAQMIVAYIISRKRNYPVAGKMSFKEALIITRDSILGLLVGVIIIAGIIFGVFTATEASVVAAVYAIVITTFVYKTMNLKKLLRTFQNTAVVIAMVLFIIASSSAFGYLLAYLKVPALVASALTSISTNKYVLLLLINLMLLFLGMIMDMAPLILITTPILLPLVKSLGMSPVQFGIVMMINLGIGLCTPPVGTTLFVGCAIGKSTMERVAKASIPFYAVMIAILLLVTYVPWFTMFLGGRFAR; from the coding sequence ATGAAGAAGTTTTTCTCATACATCTTCGGCGCTTTCATCATCTTTCTTTTGGGAGTGCTCCTCGCTTTCATGTTCAAACTTCCCATCGTTCAGGGTTTTTCCCGCGAGGAGGGTGGAAGGATCGTACTGTTCACATCGTTCGTGTTGTTGATGATGCTCAGAGTGCCGATAGCCTTCTGTTTGAGCATTCCAGCCTTTCTCACGTCGATCTATTTGAACCTTCCAACGATGGTGATCTTCCAGAGGATGGGCGCCGGCATAAACGCGTTTTCTTTGATAGCCATTCCGTTCTTCATACTGGCCGGTCAGGTCATGGCGGAAGGTGGGATCGCACAGAAGATAGTGGAGTTTTCAAACATCCTGGTCGGTAGAGTGCGCGGCGGACTTGCAATGGTGAATATACTTGCGAGCATGTTCTTCGGTGGCGTGAGCGGTTCTTCCGTGGCGGACACATCTTCCATCGGCGCCTTCTTGATCCCGATGATGGTCGACCAAGGATACGACAGGGACTTTTCCATTGCCGTGACGATCACCTCCTCTACGTTGGGTATCATCATTCCACCCAGTCACAACATGATCATATATTCACTCGTGGCAGGCGGAGTTTCGGTTGGAGCGCTCTTCATGGCTGGTTACATTCCAGGCATCATGGTCGGCGTAGCACAGATGATCGTTGCGTACATCATTTCGAGAAAGAGGAACTATCCGGTGGCTGGCAAGATGAGTTTCAAGGAGGCACTGATCATAACGAGAGACTCGATTCTGGGATTGTTGGTCGGTGTCATCATCATAGCAGGTATCATATTCGGCGTGTTCACGGCGACGGAAGCTTCAGTCGTCGCAGCCGTTTACGCGATAGTCATAACGACCTTCGTGTACAAGACCATGAATTTGAAGAAGCTACTGAGGACCTTTCAAAACACTGCGGTGGTCATCGCGATGGTTTTGTTCATCATAGCGAGCTCCTCCGCGTTCGGTTACCTGCTGGCGTATTTGAAAGTGCCGGCGTTGGTTGCGAGCGCGCTGACGAGCATCTCTACGAACAAGTACGTGCTCTTGCTGCTGATAAACCTGATGCTCCTCTTCTTGGGTATGATCATGGACATGGCTCCACTCATACTCATAACCACACCGATCCTTTTGCCTCTGGTGAAATCGCTGGGAATGTCCCCAGTGCAGTTCGGGATAGTGATGATGATAAATCTCGGTATAGGTTTGTGTACACCGCCAGTTGGCACCACGCTCTTCGTCGGATGCGCCATCGGAAAGAGCACGATGGAAAGGGTCGCCAAGGCGTCCATACCGTTCTACGCCGTGATGATCGCAATCCTGTTGCTGGTCACTTATGTACCGTGGTTCACGATGTTCTTGGGCGGCAGGTTCGCTCGTTGA
- a CDS encoding 5-deoxy-glucuronate isomerase: protein MFIKIRDIEHFVSEPPANGMKYLGFERLVLPSGRRHTSSSEDFEIFLVVLGGKCTVKVRDKVFEKIGERKKRFLSL, encoded by the coding sequence ATGTTCATCAAGATAAGGGATATTGAGCATTTCGTGAGTGAACCGCCTGCGAACGGCATGAAGTATTTGGGTTTCGAAAGACTCGTTCTTCCTTCTGGACGGCGCCATACTTCAAGCAGCGAAGATTTTGAGATCTTTCTCGTCGTGTTGGGTGGAAAATGCACTGTGAAGGTGAGAGACAAAGTTTTTGAAAAGATCGGTGAGCGGAAGAAGAGATTTTTGAGTTTGTAA
- a CDS encoding amidohydrolase, with protein sequence MKLLFKGATVLPITSKPFVGDVLVEDGKIKKIGQIKPSKSMEVIDLKGKFLVPGFVDAHAHIGLYPEGLGPTESEGNEMTDPITAHLQAIDAFYPEDESIKKALSGGVTTAFVVMGSGNPVGGVGFIAKFKGKTALDMCLVNPAGVKMALGENPKRVYSEKKMMPTTRMGTAAVIRTFLLKSEDYMKKKEQALKEGKPFLERDPKHEVGEKLLKRELPARIHAHRVDDILTAVRLAEEFNLKIVLEHCTEGYKVADILASKKIPVVAGPLMTFATKLELRQMTMEALKILVEKGVLVALMCDHPVIPLEFASVQAAAAMRYGVKEEDLLKMLTINPATILGLQDRLGSIEPGKDADLVVWSGHPFDMKSVVEKVYIEGELVYSK encoded by the coding sequence ATGAAGCTTCTCTTCAAGGGCGCAACGGTATTACCGATAACTTCAAAACCTTTCGTCGGGGACGTGCTCGTGGAGGATGGGAAGATCAAGAAAATCGGCCAGATCAAGCCATCGAAGTCCATGGAAGTGATCGATCTGAAAGGCAAGTTCCTGGTTCCGGGCTTCGTAGATGCACACGCACACATCGGGCTTTACCCAGAAGGTCTGGGACCGACCGAGAGCGAAGGAAACGAAATGACAGATCCCATCACGGCACACCTTCAGGCGATCGATGCTTTCTACCCTGAGGACGAATCGATCAAAAAGGCGCTCTCCGGTGGCGTCACGACCGCCTTCGTTGTTATGGGGAGCGGAAATCCCGTGGGTGGTGTGGGATTCATAGCAAAATTCAAAGGTAAAACTGCGCTTGATATGTGCCTGGTGAATCCCGCAGGGGTGAAGATGGCGCTCGGGGAAAACCCAAAGAGGGTCTACTCTGAGAAGAAGATGATGCCGACGACGAGAATGGGAACGGCGGCAGTCATAAGAACGTTCCTGCTCAAGTCGGAAGATTACATGAAGAAGAAAGAGCAGGCGCTGAAGGAGGGAAAACCCTTCTTGGAGAGAGATCCCAAGCACGAAGTAGGAGAGAAACTTTTGAAGCGTGAACTTCCTGCAAGGATACACGCGCACCGTGTCGACGATATCCTGACGGCGGTCAGACTCGCCGAGGAGTTCAACCTGAAGATCGTCTTAGAACACTGCACAGAGGGCTACAAAGTTGCGGACATACTTGCGAGTAAGAAGATACCTGTCGTGGCTGGTCCGCTCATGACGTTCGCCACGAAGCTGGAACTCAGGCAGATGACCATGGAAGCTCTGAAAATACTCGTTGAGAAGGGAGTACTCGTGGCTCTGATGTGCGATCATCCAGTGATACCACTCGAGTTCGCATCGGTCCAGGCGGCGGCCGCGATGCGCTATGGTGTGAAAGAAGAGGATCTTTTGAAGATGCTCACCATAAACCCCGCCACGATCCTTGGCTTACAAGACAGACTCGGTTCGATAGAACCCGGCAAGGACGCAGATTTAGTCGTCTGGTCGGGACATCCGTTCGACATGAAGTCCGTTGTGGAGAAGGTTTACATCGAAGGTGAGCTCGTCTACAGTAAATGA
- a CDS encoding ABC transporter substrate-binding protein, producing the protein MRKLILILVVLLSVLVFSEQVTLRMIQVFTSPLRTKVLEDIISKFEAQNPGVKIELISPPYETAYQKIYLMVSAEEPLDIVEVGDWSLSALASMGKLLSLEPYLAKSELTKHLVPGVLEAARTYKGTAYLLPNAIYVKTLFYRPDVITKYGITPPAKTMDELLEHCRNLTKPEVGQYGFDFRGKGYPTAFIDIVMTSFFDDIDPNCMYLKKDGKLIFEDPRALEGIKFYIELFKTAPKDSINWGFDEQVNAFASGITPYLFQDPDTVGLLNEIMKEGTYKTAPLPIGRGGKAYPTIGFAGWGITSYSKHKDLAWKFLEFFNSPEINAYWCRDYGALPVDMRVYEIDPYFKSETFYGWTAMFEDEEHYQFTKYPLDNEAWSEWNELHETTMQQVLLGKMKPEDALKTWADFWKKAGLGKK; encoded by the coding sequence GTGAGAAAGTTGATCCTCATTTTGGTCGTTCTCCTTTCTGTACTGGTGTTCTCAGAGCAAGTGACGCTCCGCATGATTCAGGTGTTCACAAGTCCTCTGAGGACGAAGGTGCTCGAGGACATCATCTCGAAGTTCGAAGCGCAAAATCCCGGTGTGAAGATCGAGCTCATCTCTCCACCTTACGAAACGGCGTATCAAAAGATCTACCTCATGGTCAGTGCTGAGGAACCCCTCGACATAGTCGAGGTCGGCGATTGGTCCTTGAGTGCGCTCGCGAGCATGGGAAAGCTCCTGTCTCTTGAACCTTACCTCGCCAAGTCCGAGCTCACCAAGCATTTGGTTCCGGGTGTTCTGGAGGCCGCAAGAACTTATAAAGGAACGGCTTACCTTCTGCCGAACGCCATCTACGTCAAAACGTTGTTCTACAGGCCAGACGTGATAACCAAGTACGGCATCACACCACCTGCCAAGACGATGGACGAGCTTTTGGAGCATTGTCGAAATCTGACCAAACCCGAGGTCGGCCAGTACGGTTTCGACTTCAGAGGCAAAGGTTATCCGACGGCATTCATCGACATTGTGATGACATCCTTCTTCGACGATATAGATCCGAACTGCATGTACCTCAAGAAAGATGGAAAACTCATTTTCGAAGATCCCAGGGCTCTGGAAGGAATCAAGTTCTACATCGAGCTGTTCAAAACGGCTCCAAAAGACTCGATCAACTGGGGATTCGACGAGCAGGTGAACGCCTTCGCTTCTGGAATCACTCCCTATCTCTTCCAAGATCCAGACACGGTTGGTTTGCTCAACGAAATCATGAAGGAAGGAACTTACAAGACCGCGCCACTGCCGATCGGTCGTGGTGGAAAGGCTTACCCAACGATCGGCTTCGCCGGATGGGGCATCACGAGCTATTCGAAGCACAAAGATTTGGCTTGGAAGTTCTTAGAATTCTTCAACTCACCAGAGATCAACGCGTACTGGTGTAGAGACTACGGTGCGCTGCCCGTGGACATGAGAGTTTATGAGATCGATCCTTACTTCAAGAGTGAAACCTTCTATGGCTGGACTGCGATGTTCGAGGATGAGGAGCACTATCAATTCACCAAGTATCCGCTTGACAACGAAGCTTGGAGCGAATGGAACGAACTGCACGAGACGACGATGCAACAGGTGCTTCTGGGCAAGATGAAGCCAGAAGACGCTTTGAAGACTTGGGCGGACTTCTGGAAAAAGGCGGGTCTTGGGAAGAAGTGA
- a CDS encoding carbohydrate ABC transporter permease has product MKKRAIGILRAIGLGIFLVVALFPLIWIFLTSIKPATEVYTFPVKYLPSRATFEAYRYLFSFARFNMYFKNSFVVATVSAGFSTFFSLMAGYVLTRERFKLRTFLILVLFFVQMLPTYLIMIPQFTMFSRLKLTNTLTSVIIIYTGFGSAFGTIMARAFLKNLPRTIEEAALIDGCNRFQALFRVVIPLLLPGVGSIFSFCFVNSWNEVFTAVLFLHTDSKMTVPVALYSFVSKAGIQWNVMAAGIIVALLPTIVVFSLAQKYIVEGLTQGAIKA; this is encoded by the coding sequence GTGAAGAAGAGAGCGATCGGTATCCTGAGGGCGATTGGACTTGGGATATTTCTCGTTGTGGCGCTCTTTCCTTTGATTTGGATATTCCTCACTTCGATAAAGCCCGCCACGGAGGTTTACACGTTTCCCGTGAAGTATCTTCCTTCGAGAGCGACTTTCGAAGCGTACAGATATCTTTTCAGCTTTGCCAGGTTCAACATGTATTTCAAGAACTCCTTCGTCGTGGCAACGGTTTCGGCTGGATTCTCCACCTTCTTCTCGCTCATGGCAGGTTACGTACTGACGCGCGAGAGATTCAAGCTCAGAACTTTTTTGATCCTCGTTCTATTCTTCGTTCAGATGCTACCCACGTATCTGATCATGATACCCCAGTTCACAATGTTTTCAAGGCTCAAACTCACGAACACGCTGACGTCCGTGATCATCATTTATACAGGCTTCGGTTCTGCGTTCGGCACGATCATGGCGAGGGCATTTTTGAAGAACTTGCCTCGAACGATCGAAGAGGCCGCCCTGATAGATGGCTGCAACAGATTTCAGGCGCTCTTCAGGGTGGTGATTCCACTTTTGCTTCCCGGTGTGGGTTCCATATTCAGTTTTTGCTTCGTCAACAGCTGGAACGAGGTCTTCACGGCAGTTTTGTTTTTGCACACGGACAGCAAGATGACCGTACCCGTGGCGCTGTATTCGTTTGTTTCGAAAGCCGGAATACAGTGGAACGTGATGGCCGCAGGCATAATCGTGGCGCTTTTGCCGACGATCGTGGTCTTTTCGCTCGCTCAGAAGTACATCGTCGAAGGCTTGACTCAAGGCGCGATCAAGGCCTGA